In one Pirellulales bacterium genomic region, the following are encoded:
- a CDS encoding replication-associated recombination protein A codes for MSLFEAAEGANFRAAKPLAARMRPTSLDEFVGQEHFLGEGKLLRRLLGADRLGSVIFYGPPGTGKTTLASLLAGATRSRFRQLSAVASGVKELREILDEARDRLAAAGQKTLLFVDEIHRFNRAQQDVLLPDVEEGIVILVGATTQNPFFAINSALVSRSRVFEFKPLSVDEIKTLLRRALVDHERGLGREAVDFDPEALEFLAEVSDGDARRALSALEVGVLSSNERPLRFTRALAEESVQRKAVEYDNQGDAHYDSASALIKSIRGSDPDAALYWLARMLEGGEEVRFLTRRLVILASEDVGNADPHALPLAVAAMQACEFVGLPECRLTLAQAVTYLACAPKSNAATIAIGEATADVREGRLLPVPVHLRDRHYPGAKRLGHGEGYEYAHNAEDAVAAQDYLGVEREYYRPVDRGFERELAERLAKIREKLRGSRRESLSSEPDNDSAGA; via the coding sequence ATGTCACTTTTCGAAGCGGCCGAGGGGGCGAATTTTCGGGCGGCCAAACCGTTGGCCGCCCGGATGCGCCCCACCTCGCTCGATGAATTCGTGGGCCAGGAACATTTTCTCGGCGAAGGAAAATTGCTGCGCAGGCTCTTGGGCGCCGATCGGCTCGGCTCCGTCATTTTCTACGGCCCGCCGGGCACCGGGAAAACAACGCTTGCGAGCTTGCTTGCCGGCGCGACGCGGAGCCGCTTCCGGCAACTCAGCGCCGTGGCCAGCGGTGTGAAGGAGCTTCGCGAAATTCTCGACGAAGCCCGTGATCGGCTTGCCGCCGCCGGCCAGAAGACGCTGCTGTTCGTCGACGAAATCCATCGCTTCAACCGCGCGCAGCAAGATGTGCTGTTGCCGGACGTGGAAGAGGGAATCGTGATTCTCGTGGGTGCGACCACGCAAAACCCGTTCTTCGCCATCAATAGCGCGCTGGTGAGCCGCAGCCGAGTCTTCGAATTCAAGCCGCTCTCGGTCGATGAGATCAAAACGTTGCTGCGCCGGGCGCTCGTCGATCACGAGCGCGGGCTGGGGCGCGAGGCCGTCGATTTCGATCCCGAGGCGCTCGAGTTTCTCGCGGAAGTGAGCGATGGCGACGCGCGCCGCGCGCTTAGCGCGCTCGAGGTCGGCGTGTTGTCGAGCAACGAGCGGCCGCTGCGCTTCACCCGAGCGCTGGCCGAAGAATCAGTGCAGCGCAAGGCCGTCGAATACGACAACCAAGGCGACGCCCACTACGATTCCGCCAGCGCGCTGATTAAAAGCATCCGCGGCAGCGATCCGGACGCGGCCCTTTACTGGCTGGCCCGAATGCTCGAAGGGGGCGAAGAAGTGCGATTTCTCACGCGCCGGCTCGTGATCCTGGCGAGCGAAGATGTGGGAAACGCCGATCCGCATGCCCTGCCGCTGGCCGTGGCCGCGATGCAAGCCTGCGAATTCGTCGGCTTGCCCGAATGCCGGCTGACACTCGCCCAAGCGGTAACCTATCTGGCGTGCGCGCCGAAAAGCAACGCAGCGACCATCGCGATCGGCGAGGCGACGGCCGATGTCCGCGAGGGTCGGCTATTGCCGGTTCCGGTCCATTTGCGAGATCGCCATTATCCCGGCGCGAAGCGCTTGGGGCACGGCGAAGGCTATGAATATGCCCACAATGCCGAAGACGCGGTTGCCGCGCAAGATTATTTGGGCGTCGAACGCGAATACTATCGGCCGGTGGATCGCGGCTTCGAGCGCGAGCTGGCCGAGCGGCTAGCGAAGATTCGAGAGAAGCTGAGGGGTTCTCGGAGAGAGTCGCTGTCGTCGGAACCCGACAACGATTCCGCCGGCGCATAA
- a CDS encoding PA0069 family radical SAM protein: MPRNSPKPNPKGRGSHLHVPNRFETVRLELDLEQCPYDEELLAELDRCKTEYFADQSKSVVTENDSPDISFRYSLNPYRGCSHGCSYCYARPGHEYLGFNAGLDFETRVMVKLEAPELLRQFLTRPKWTAETIAMSGVTDCYQPAERQFRITRGCLEVALEARQPIGIITKNALVLRDLDLLGQMASMNLAHVSVSITTLDAELARTMEPRTSTPAARLRAVRELSAAGVPVRVMTAPIIPGLNDREIPALLEAAADAGAKSAAYTLLRLPLTVKPVFLEWLERTQPLARERIEGLILATHGGKYNDSKFGERMRGSGEIAEQIRKVFRVFAAKHHLDGNLPDYNHSLFRSPQSASGQMRLF, encoded by the coding sequence ATGCCGCGCAATTCACCAAAACCGAATCCCAAAGGCCGCGGGTCGCATCTGCACGTGCCGAACCGCTTCGAGACGGTGCGACTCGAATTGGACCTCGAGCAATGCCCGTACGATGAAGAACTGCTCGCCGAACTGGATCGCTGCAAAACCGAATATTTCGCCGATCAGTCGAAATCGGTCGTGACGGAGAACGACAGCCCCGACATTTCGTTTCGCTACAGCTTGAATCCCTACCGCGGCTGCTCCCACGGCTGCTCCTACTGCTACGCCCGGCCGGGCCACGAATATCTCGGCTTCAATGCGGGCCTGGATTTCGAAACCCGCGTGATGGTAAAGCTCGAAGCACCGGAGCTTTTGCGGCAGTTTCTCACGCGACCGAAGTGGACGGCGGAAACGATCGCCATGTCGGGCGTCACCGATTGCTACCAGCCAGCCGAACGGCAGTTTCGCATCACGCGCGGCTGTCTGGAAGTGGCCCTCGAAGCACGGCAGCCGATCGGCATCATCACTAAGAACGCGCTCGTGCTGCGCGATCTCGATCTGCTGGGGCAAATGGCATCGATGAACCTGGCGCACGTTTCGGTCAGCATCACGACGCTCGATGCCGAATTGGCCCGCACGATGGAACCGCGCACCAGTACGCCGGCGGCCCGGCTGCGGGCGGTTCGAGAATTGAGTGCGGCTGGAGTGCCGGTGCGGGTGATGACCGCGCCGATCATTCCTGGGTTGAACGACCGCGAGATTCCCGCCCTGTTGGAAGCTGCCGCGGACGCCGGGGCGAAATCGGCGGCCTACACACTGCTGCGCCTGCCGCTGACGGTGAAGCCGGTTTTTTTGGAATGGCTCGAGCGCACGCAGCCGCTGGCCCGCGAGCGGATCGAAGGCTTGATCCTGGCGACGCACGGCGGCAAATACAACGATTCGAAATTCGGCGAGCGGATGCGCGGCAGCGGCGAAATTGCCGAGCAGATCCGCAAAGTGTTCCGCGTTTTTGCCGCCAAGCACCATCTCGACGGCAACCTGCCCGACTACAACCACTCGCTGTTCCGCTCCCCCCAATCTGCATCGGGCCAAATGCGACTGTTCTGA
- a CDS encoding FAD-dependent oxidoreductase: protein MAITSGTPWESQRMPHYPRLKKGGHFDVVVIGGGITGLSAAFFLKQAGKKVCLLERTHIGSGDTACTTAHLTYVTDIRLAKLAKTFGEQQARAFWQGGIAAIDAIETIAREHNIRCQFRRVPAFLHAQLHGNRGETKQLEYEANLAGKLGFDARFVKSAPLVDRPGILFSNQAKFHPMAYLAGLAKAVHGGGCVISAETEAKEIEAHPLRVKSEGLEIDCDYLVIATHVPMMGITGLVSATLFQTKLYPYSTYAVGANIPRGKLAEMSLWDTSDPYYYLRIDRGTKSDYAIFGGADHKTGQAEDTNAPFDDLIHTLKQLLPEAEVDRRWSGQVIETNDGLPLIGETAERQFVATGFAGNGMTLGTLAGMMARDAVMKYENPWQKLFAVNRKKLRGGAWDYLKENIDYPYYYLKDRLAPVEADSTRDVKRGSGQVVKIDGKRVACSRDAAGKLTSVSAVCTHMGCLVHWNSAESSWDCPCHGSRFKPDGSVIAGPAETPLEAVKLPPAAKRPKRVPNTSPKR from the coding sequence ATGGCGATCACCTCCGGCACACCGTGGGAAAGCCAACGCATGCCGCACTACCCGCGGCTGAAAAAAGGGGGGCATTTCGATGTGGTCGTGATCGGTGGCGGGATTACCGGGCTCTCGGCCGCTTTTTTTCTCAAACAGGCCGGCAAGAAAGTTTGCTTGCTCGAGCGGACCCACATCGGCTCCGGCGACACCGCCTGCACCACGGCCCATCTCACCTACGTGACCGATATCCGGCTGGCGAAATTGGCGAAAACCTTTGGCGAGCAACAGGCCCGCGCGTTCTGGCAGGGTGGAATTGCGGCCATAGACGCGATCGAAACGATTGCTCGCGAACACAATATCCGTTGCCAGTTCCGCCGGGTACCGGCATTTTTGCACGCCCAGTTGCACGGCAATCGCGGCGAAACGAAGCAACTCGAATACGAAGCGAATCTGGCCGGCAAGCTCGGCTTCGACGCCCGGTTTGTCAAATCCGCGCCGCTGGTCGACCGGCCCGGCATCTTGTTTTCCAATCAAGCGAAATTCCATCCGATGGCCTATCTCGCCGGATTGGCGAAGGCCGTGCATGGCGGCGGCTGTGTGATTTCCGCAGAGACGGAAGCCAAAGAAATCGAAGCCCATCCGCTTCGCGTGAAAAGCGAGGGGCTCGAAATCGACTGCGACTATCTGGTGATCGCCACGCACGTGCCGATGATGGGCATTACCGGACTGGTGAGCGCGACGCTCTTCCAAACGAAGCTCTATCCCTATTCGACGTACGCCGTCGGGGCCAACATTCCCCGCGGCAAGCTGGCCGAAATGAGCCTCTGGGACACGAGCGATCCCTATTATTACTTGCGAATCGACCGCGGCACGAAATCCGACTATGCCATCTTCGGCGGCGCCGACCACAAAACCGGCCAGGCCGAAGATACGAATGCGCCCTTCGACGATTTGATCCACACCCTCAAGCAGCTGTTGCCCGAGGCGGAAGTGGATCGCCGCTGGTCGGGGCAAGTCATCGAGACCAACGACGGCTTGCCCTTGATCGGCGAAACGGCGGAGCGGCAATTCGTCGCCACCGGTTTCGCCGGCAACGGCATGACGCTCGGCACGCTCGCCGGCATGATGGCTCGCGATGCGGTGATGAAATACGAAAACCCGTGGCAGAAGTTGTTCGCCGTCAATCGCAAGAAGCTGCGCGGCGGGGCCTGGGATTACTTGAAAGAAAACATCGACTACCCGTACTACTATTTGAAAGACCGGCTCGCGCCGGTCGAAGCGGATTCCACACGCGACGTGAAGCGCGGCAGCGGGCAGGTCGTGAAGATCGATGGCAAGCGGGTCGCCTGCTCGCGGGATGCGGCCGGCAAACTGACATCGGTGTCGGCAGTTTGCACTCACATGGGCTGCCTCGTGCATTGGAATTCTGCCGAGAGTTCCTGGGACTGCCCGTGCCACGGTTCGCGATTCAAGCCAGATGGGTCGGTGATCGCAGGCCCGGCAGAAACGCCGTTGGAGGCCGTGAAACTTCCTCCCGCGGCGAAGAGGCCAAAACGCGTTCCAAACACGAGCCCGAAGCGTTAG
- a CDS encoding FAD-dependent oxidoreductase, which yields MSLRSGISFWQASGPPPVAAPPLAGDAKCEVLVVGGGITGALIAHRLVKEGIDTLLIDRRDLGTGSTAASTGLLQYEVDTPLVDLIAKVGEKNAVQAYRRGLSAIDEIELLTQELGDDCGFNRRPSLYFASHWWHTRHLRREFDCRKSHGFQVELLDRTALSAASSIRSPATIRSHGDAQIDPYRLTQALLKAALRAGLRAHSHVAMLHADEHPACVQVQTSQGLVAARQIVFATGYESHCYLKHPPASLHSTYALVSEPITDFAGWPEGSLIWETARPYFYARQTPDGRAMIGGADTVFSNDHERDHLVERKASSLQKRFKKLFPAIRFEPAFAWAGTFGESKDGLAYIGKPAGRPNIYFAIGYGGNGITFSMIAAKLIADLYHGRPNDEAAVFRFGR from the coding sequence ATGTCACTTCGCTCCGGAATATCTTTTTGGCAAGCGAGCGGGCCGCCCCCGGTGGCGGCCCCGCCCCTGGCCGGCGACGCGAAGTGCGAGGTGTTGGTCGTCGGCGGCGGAATCACCGGCGCGCTCATCGCGCACCGGCTGGTGAAAGAGGGCATCGACACCTTGCTGATCGATCGTCGCGACTTGGGAACTGGGAGCACTGCCGCCAGCACCGGCTTGCTGCAATACGAAGTCGACACACCCCTGGTGGACCTGATCGCCAAGGTCGGCGAAAAAAATGCCGTTCAGGCATATCGCCGCGGCCTGTCGGCAATCGACGAAATCGAACTGCTCACCCAAGAACTCGGCGACGACTGCGGTTTTAACCGCCGGCCGAGCCTATATTTTGCCAGCCACTGGTGGCATACACGGCATTTGCGCCGTGAATTCGACTGCCGCAAATCGCATGGCTTCCAGGTCGAACTATTGGATCGAACTGCGTTGTCCGCGGCCAGCTCGATTCGCTCGCCCGCGACAATTCGCTCGCATGGAGATGCCCAGATCGATCCCTATCGGCTGACACAGGCGCTCCTGAAGGCAGCGCTGCGAGCCGGGCTGCGGGCCCATTCGCACGTCGCCATGCTGCATGCCGACGAACACCCGGCGTGTGTTCAGGTGCAGACGTCCCAAGGCTTGGTCGCGGCGCGGCAAATTGTCTTCGCCACCGGTTATGAGTCGCACTGTTATCTGAAGCACCCGCCCGCGAGCTTGCACAGCACTTATGCGCTGGTGAGCGAGCCGATCACCGATTTCGCGGGCTGGCCCGAAGGATCGCTGATCTGGGAAACTGCCCGACCCTATTTTTACGCCCGGCAAACGCCCGACGGTCGTGCGATGATCGGCGGCGCCGATACCGTGTTTTCGAACGACCATGAGCGCGACCATCTTGTCGAGCGCAAAGCAAGCTCGCTGCAAAAGCGTTTCAAAAAGCTGTTTCCCGCGATCCGTTTCGAGCCGGCCTTCGCATGGGCCGGCACTTTCGGCGAAAGCAAAGATGGCCTGGCGTATATCGGAAAGCCCGCTGGCCGGCCGAACATCTATTTCGCAATCGGTTATGGCGGCAACGGCATCACGTTCAGCATGATCGCCGCGAAATTGATCGCCGACTTATATCACGGTCGCCCGAACGATGAGGCCGCCGTCTTCCGCTTCGGGCGATAG
- a CDS encoding divalent metal cation transporter, translating into MNRVRKLIKILGPGFITGSADDDPSGIGTYSQTGAQFGYSQLWTMLFALPFMIAIQEMCGRIGMVSGRGLAGVIKKHYSRKILYIAVSLLLVANAVNIGADLGAMGAAAQLIAGGSLAVWIFGITFITLLLEVFVSYHTYARVLKYFTLSLLAYVLTMFVVRHPWGEMIRSTLVPQVSLSKDYLLNIVAIIGTTISPYLFFWQANQEVEEAIDQKRLKSMERGKPRFDERNIRRGRQDTAIGMTFSNVIAFFIIATTASTLGKHGITSIDTAAQAAEALRPLAGHYASIIFALGIVGTGLLAVPVLAGSASYAIAEAAGWKAGLYKTFFQAHGFYGIITLATLLGLMVNFTAIPPFKMLYYTAVLNGIAAPPLMIFILLVANNRDVMGKYCNGRLGNILGVSITAVMTICSIALLLSVFV; encoded by the coding sequence ATGAACCGGGTCCGCAAGCTTATCAAAATCCTCGGTCCGGGCTTCATCACCGGGTCGGCCGACGACGATCCATCAGGCATTGGCACCTATTCGCAAACCGGCGCTCAGTTCGGCTATAGCCAGCTCTGGACGATGCTGTTCGCGCTGCCGTTCATGATCGCCATTCAGGAGATGTGCGGCCGAATCGGCATGGTCAGTGGCCGGGGGCTGGCCGGGGTCATTAAGAAACATTACTCGCGCAAGATCCTTTATATCGCCGTCAGCCTGCTCTTAGTGGCGAACGCGGTCAACATCGGGGCCGACTTGGGCGCGATGGGCGCAGCGGCGCAATTGATTGCCGGCGGATCGTTGGCGGTCTGGATTTTCGGCATAACGTTCATCACGCTCCTGCTGGAAGTGTTCGTCTCCTACCACACCTACGCGCGTGTTCTGAAATACTTCACCCTTTCGCTGTTGGCTTACGTGCTGACGATGTTCGTCGTGCGGCATCCGTGGGGGGAGATGATCCGCTCGACGCTCGTTCCCCAGGTTTCGCTTTCCAAAGACTATCTGCTCAACATCGTTGCGATTATCGGCACGACGATCTCTCCGTACCTGTTTTTTTGGCAAGCCAATCAAGAGGTCGAAGAAGCCATCGACCAAAAGCGGCTCAAGTCGATGGAGCGCGGCAAGCCACGCTTCGACGAGCGCAATATCCGCCGCGGCCGCCAAGACACGGCCATCGGCATGACGTTTAGCAACGTGATCGCATTTTTCATCATCGCCACGACTGCCTCCACGCTCGGCAAGCATGGCATTACTTCGATCGACACCGCCGCTCAGGCTGCGGAAGCCCTGCGGCCATTGGCCGGACACTACGCTTCCATCATCTTTGCGCTCGGCATTGTCGGCACCGGCCTGCTGGCGGTTCCAGTGCTGGCGGGCTCGGCCTCATATGCGATTGCCGAAGCAGCCGGGTGGAAGGCGGGGTTATACAAGACCTTTTTCCAGGCGCACGGCTTCTACGGCATTATCACGCTCGCCACGCTGCTCGGCTTGATGGTGAACTTCACCGCGATCCCGCCGTTCAAAATGCTGTATTACACCGCCGTGCTCAACGGTATCGCCGCCCCGCCGCTGATGATCTTCATCCTGCTGGTGGCCAACAATCGAGACGTGATGGGAAAATATTGCAACGGGCGGCTGGGAAACATCTTGGGCGTGTCAATCACTGCCGTCATGACGATTTGCTCGATCGCGTTGTTGCTGAGCGTGTTTGTTTGA
- a CDS encoding Ku protein — translation MVAVSKRRKLKKSAPKSKFRASWRGQLRFGLVSFEVQAINAEIKENAEVHFHLLHAPDRQRIHYAKICPEHGEVANKEIVEGYEIAKGQYVEFDKEELDALRTDREKALTIDAFVATDEIDPIYFDGRMYYLMPAGGGAGEPYALLEAAMERKKRWGVGQVVFSGREQLALVRPYGGVLTMAMLNYDAEIRKPSEIKGEFTQAKTEPRKLKLADELVSEWQTGDFDFSQYHDRYREKIKQAIEAKRKGEEIRPPEEEPREVINLMDALKQSVARAGGHAKKSSGGSKSAEPKRKSRTPRRRRA, via the coding sequence ATGGTCGCCGTCAGCAAACGACGAAAATTGAAGAAGTCCGCTCCGAAATCCAAGTTTCGCGCGAGTTGGCGAGGGCAATTGCGGTTCGGCCTTGTGTCGTTCGAGGTGCAAGCCATCAATGCCGAAATCAAGGAAAACGCGGAGGTCCATTTCCACCTGCTCCATGCCCCCGACCGGCAGCGGATCCACTACGCGAAAATCTGTCCGGAACACGGCGAAGTCGCCAACAAGGAAATCGTGGAAGGCTATGAGATTGCCAAAGGCCAGTATGTCGAGTTCGACAAGGAAGAACTCGATGCCCTGCGAACCGATCGCGAAAAAGCGCTGACGATCGACGCCTTCGTGGCCACGGACGAAATCGATCCGATCTATTTCGACGGACGGATGTACTACCTCATGCCCGCCGGCGGCGGCGCGGGCGAGCCATACGCACTGCTCGAAGCAGCGATGGAACGCAAGAAACGCTGGGGTGTCGGACAGGTCGTGTTTTCGGGCCGCGAACAATTGGCGCTCGTCCGGCCGTATGGCGGAGTGCTCACGATGGCGATGCTCAACTACGACGCCGAAATCCGCAAACCGTCGGAAATTAAAGGCGAATTCACCCAAGCCAAAACGGAACCGCGAAAATTGAAGCTGGCCGACGAACTTGTGAGCGAATGGCAGACGGGCGATTTCGATTTCAGCCAATATCACGACCGCTATCGCGAAAAAATCAAACAGGCCATCGAGGCCAAGCGCAAAGGAGAAGAAATCCGCCCGCCCGAGGAAGAGCCCCGCGAGGTGATCAATCTCATGGATGCGCTAAAGCAGAGCGTCGCCCGCGCTGGCGGCCATGCGAAGAAATCGTCGGGCGGCTCGAAATCGGCCGAGCCCAAACGCAAATCGCGCACGCCGCGTCGCCGGCGAGCATGA
- a CDS encoding FAD:protein FMN transferase produces the protein MKSILPLAVLALASLTFSVAADLVAQPPASRSAPRPSLQRFEFTEMHMAVNFRIVMYAPDEAAAKQAAGAAFARVKQIDGIMSDYDSGSELCRLSDTAPAAKGVAVSDDLWRVLVRARAKSEATDGAFDVTVGPLTRLWRRARRSGKLPPPDDLAAAREAVGYKNLDMDSAHHTVRLVKPNMSLDLGAIAKGYAADAALAVLRARRINRALVAGSGDISIGDPPPGKAGWIIAVAPLDATGPASRHLLVSNVGVSTSGDELQHAVIDGKRYSHVVNPHTGIALTVHSSTTIVGPDCTATDGMGTALGVMGPKAGIALVDRLPGMAAYVARQEGDKLAAYESHRFHDFEVPDASRAK, from the coding sequence ATGAAATCCATCCTTCCACTCGCGGTTCTGGCATTGGCCAGTCTGACGTTCTCCGTCGCTGCTGATTTGGTTGCCCAACCGCCGGCGTCGCGGTCGGCGCCGCGGCCGTCGCTCCAGCGGTTCGAGTTCACGGAAATGCACATGGCCGTGAATTTTCGGATCGTGATGTACGCACCGGACGAAGCTGCGGCCAAGCAAGCCGCCGGCGCGGCGTTTGCGCGGGTCAAACAGATCGACGGCATCATGAGCGATTACGACTCGGGCAGCGAATTGTGCCGCTTGAGCGACACCGCTCCCGCGGCAAAGGGCGTTGCGGTGAGCGATGACCTGTGGCGCGTGCTCGTGCGCGCCCGAGCGAAATCGGAAGCCACCGACGGGGCGTTCGATGTTACGGTCGGCCCGCTCACACGGCTGTGGCGCCGTGCGCGACGCAGCGGCAAGCTTCCTCCGCCCGACGATCTGGCCGCCGCCCGCGAAGCGGTGGGCTACAAGAATCTCGACATGGATTCCGCCCATCACACCGTGCGGCTTGTGAAGCCGAATATGAGCCTCGATCTAGGGGCGATCGCGAAGGGCTATGCGGCCGATGCCGCGCTGGCCGTGTTGCGAGCCCGGCGAATCAATCGAGCGCTTGTGGCCGGCAGCGGCGATATCAGCATCGGTGATCCGCCGCCCGGAAAAGCCGGCTGGATCATCGCGGTCGCTCCGCTCGATGCGACGGGGCCCGCGAGCCGGCATTTGCTGGTGAGCAACGTCGGCGTGTCCACCTCGGGCGATGAATTGCAGCATGCCGTGATCGACGGCAAGCGCTATTCACACGTCGTCAACCCACATACCGGGATCGCCCTGACCGTTCACAGTTCGACGACGATCGTCGGTCCCGATTGCACCGCAACCGACGGCATGGGCACGGCCCTCGGCGTGATGGGGCCGAAGGCAGGAATCGCGCTCGTCGACCGCTTGCCGGGCATGGCCGCCTACGTGGCTCGGCAGGAGGGCGACAAACTGGCCGCCTACGAATCGCATCGCTTCCACGACTTCGAAGTGCCCGATGCGTCGCGAGCAAAGTGA
- a CDS encoding acetolactate synthase, whose protein sequence is MSIGEGTGTGFATMRGRNYPSIRQFTVFLENRVGRLLEVIRRFEGSKVRIVALSITDSAECAFVRFLLSHPEQGREILERAGLALIESDLIGVELPAGDQALLHVCTALLQAEVNIIQAYPILVRPHGRPAVALMVDNIEMGQDTLADKGFSMISEADLTQDE, encoded by the coding sequence ATGAGTATTGGCGAAGGAACGGGAACCGGCTTTGCGACAATGCGCGGGCGCAATTATCCGTCGATTCGTCAATTCACTGTTTTTCTCGAAAATCGTGTGGGCCGGCTGCTCGAGGTGATCCGCCGCTTCGAAGGTAGCAAAGTGCGGATCGTGGCTCTCTCGATCACCGACTCCGCCGAGTGTGCATTCGTTCGTTTCCTGCTCAGCCACCCCGAACAGGGGCGGGAAATTCTCGAACGGGCCGGCTTGGCGCTCATCGAAAGCGACCTGATCGGCGTCGAACTTCCGGCCGGCGATCAGGCCCTATTGCATGTTTGCACCGCGCTGCTGCAAGCCGAGGTGAATATTATCCAGGCCTATCCGATTCTGGTTCGACCGCACGGTCGGCCCGCCGTTGCCCTGATGGTCGACAATATCGAGATGGGGCAAGACACGCTCGCCGACAAAGGCTTCTCGATGATTTCAGAAGCCGATCTGACGCAAGACGAATGA
- a CDS encoding formate/nitrite transporter family protein yields MSPKPEAPPRTSDEPDNRRRPEPTNKIVEMPERPSDRDPKDEADPEVRAASELPEEPLEEPQKPYRQILLNELNTGLEEFHRPSLGLLLSSLSGGLDVSFSLLLMAAMRTVVRHDFSQALTTLLVANMYAIGFIFVVVGRSELFTEHTSRAMFPVMSGYAGWGSLARLWTLVYLGNMAGVMAFSALLAYAGPPLKIIDSVGFAAMSRPLLERTWLLTLIAAGLAGWLMGLLAWLVSACRDTVSQIVIVWIVTSAIGLVGLPHAIVGAGEVLVSVFAGQDTTWGEFFPFLLWTTIGNGLGGIIFVAGLKYSHSTRGSESSETAGV; encoded by the coding sequence ATGAGCCCTAAACCAGAGGCTCCGCCGCGAACATCCGACGAGCCGGATAATCGCAGGCGCCCCGAACCGACGAACAAAATCGTCGAAATGCCCGAGCGCCCCAGCGACCGCGATCCAAAAGACGAAGCAGATCCTGAAGTCCGCGCCGCCTCGGAATTGCCCGAAGAACCCCTGGAAGAACCGCAAAAGCCGTATCGCCAAATCCTCCTCAATGAACTGAACACCGGCTTGGAAGAATTTCACCGCCCGTCGCTGGGCTTGCTTCTCTCTTCGTTGTCGGGCGGGCTGGATGTCAGCTTTAGCCTGCTGTTGATGGCGGCAATGCGGACCGTCGTGCGGCACGATTTTTCCCAAGCCCTGACGACCCTGCTGGTCGCGAATATGTATGCGATCGGATTCATCTTCGTCGTAGTCGGGCGGTCGGAACTGTTCACCGAACATACATCGCGGGCGATGTTTCCCGTGATGAGCGGCTATGCCGGATGGGGATCGCTCGCCCGGTTGTGGACGTTGGTGTATCTCGGAAATATGGCGGGCGTGATGGCGTTTTCGGCCTTGCTGGCCTACGCCGGGCCGCCGCTCAAGATCATCGATTCAGTCGGCTTCGCCGCGATGTCTCGACCCCTGCTCGAACGAACGTGGCTTTTGACGCTGATCGCCGCGGGGCTTGCCGGTTGGCTGATGGGGCTGCTGGCGTGGCTGGTTTCCGCCTGCCGCGACACGGTAAGCCAGATCGTGATCGTGTGGATCGTGACCTCCGCAATCGGATTGGTGGGCTTGCCGCACGCAATTGTCGGGGCCGGCGAGGTGCTTGTGAGCGTGTTCGCCGGACAAGACACGACGTGGGGCGAATTTTTTCCATTCCTGCTTTGGACCACCATCGGCAACGGACTCGGCGGCATCATCTTCGTGGCCGGCCTGAAATACAGCCACTCGACCCGCGGAAGCGAATCTTCCGAGACCGCCGGTGTTTGA